A single genomic interval of Amycolatopsis albispora harbors:
- a CDS encoding pyridoxamine 5'-phosphate oxidase family protein: MSFTMTAEEREAFLAEVHVGVVAIERPDRAPLAVPIWYGYRPGGEVLLWTSPDSVKGKLIKAAGRFAITAQVEDWPYRYVTAEGPVVGFDEPAPADEVRAIAIRYLGQEEGEKFFAENFQAEGSVLIRMRPERWLSTDYRKA; the protein is encoded by the coding sequence ATGTCGTTCACGATGACCGCCGAGGAACGCGAAGCCTTTCTCGCCGAGGTCCACGTCGGTGTGGTGGCGATCGAGCGCCCGGATCGCGCGCCGCTGGCCGTGCCGATCTGGTACGGCTACCGGCCCGGCGGTGAGGTCCTGCTCTGGACCAGCCCCGATTCGGTCAAGGGCAAGCTGATCAAGGCGGCCGGGCGGTTCGCCATCACCGCGCAGGTGGAGGACTGGCCGTACCGGTACGTGACCGCGGAAGGGCCGGTGGTCGGCTTCGACGAGCCCGCGCCCGCCGACGAGGTCCGCGCGATCGCCATCCGCTACCTGGGCCAGGAAGAGGGCGAGAAGTTCTTCGCGGAGAACTTCCAGGCCGAGGGCTCGGTGCTGATCAGGATGCGCCCGGAGCGCTGGCTCAGCACCGACTACCGCAAGGCGTGA
- a CDS encoding enoyl-CoA hydratase-related protein codes for MGEYQHLLTKRDGETVTITMNRASRRNSLSAEHLAELLAAFREAGESDATGIVLAGAGPVFSAGHDFGDVAARDLPGVRELLRLCTELMRTIQSVPQVVVARVHGLATAAGCQLVASCDLAIAAESAGFALPGGKGGWFCHTPAVPVARVIGRKRLMELALTGDVVDAATALEWGLVNRVVPDAELDDAVAELLARATRGSRASKALGKQTLYAQLDRPEADAYTIALEVMAAASQLPGAKEGMAAFLEKRQPVWPD; via the coding sequence ATGGGCGAGTACCAGCACCTTCTGACCAAGCGGGACGGCGAGACCGTCACCATCACGATGAACCGGGCGTCGCGGCGGAATTCGCTGTCCGCCGAGCACCTCGCCGAACTGCTCGCGGCGTTCCGCGAAGCCGGTGAGTCCGACGCGACCGGGATCGTGCTGGCCGGCGCCGGTCCGGTGTTCTCGGCCGGGCACGACTTCGGTGACGTCGCCGCACGTGACCTGCCGGGGGTGCGGGAGCTGCTGCGGTTGTGCACCGAGCTGATGCGCACGATCCAGTCGGTGCCGCAGGTGGTCGTCGCGCGGGTGCACGGCCTGGCCACGGCGGCGGGCTGCCAGCTGGTCGCTTCGTGCGACCTGGCGATCGCCGCGGAGTCCGCCGGGTTCGCGTTGCCCGGTGGCAAGGGCGGCTGGTTCTGCCACACCCCGGCGGTGCCGGTGGCCAGGGTGATCGGGCGCAAGCGGCTGATGGAGCTGGCGCTGACCGGCGACGTGGTGGACGCGGCGACCGCGCTGGAGTGGGGACTGGTCAACCGCGTGGTGCCGGACGCCGAGCTGGACGACGCGGTGGCGGAGCTGCTGGCCAGGGCGACCAGGGGCAGCCGGGCGAGCAAGGCGCTGGGGAAGCAGACGCTGTACGCGCAGCTCGACCGCCCGGAGGCCGACGCCTACACGATCGCGCTGGAGGTGATGGCGGCCGCGTCGCAGCTGCCGGGGGCGAAGGAGGGCATGGCGGCGTTCCTGGAGAAGCGCCAGCCGGTCTGGCCCGACTAG
- a CDS encoding F0F1 ATP synthase subunit epsilon: protein MSVELVAVERRLWSGQATFVVAQTTEGEIGIMPGHEPVLGQLIEGGVVKVNTTDGETFVAAVHGGFLSVTATAVIILAESAELAEEIDVAEARSALQAEDEAERTRAAARLRAAGQTA, encoded by the coding sequence ATGTCCGTTGAGCTTGTCGCGGTCGAGCGTCGCCTCTGGTCGGGCCAGGCCACGTTCGTGGTCGCCCAGACCACCGAAGGTGAGATCGGCATCATGCCGGGCCACGAGCCGGTGCTCGGTCAGCTGATCGAGGGCGGCGTGGTCAAGGTGAACACCACCGACGGCGAGACCTTCGTGGCCGCGGTGCACGGCGGCTTCCTGTCCGTGACGGCGACCGCGGTGATCATCCTGGCCGAGTCGGCCGAGCTGGCCGAGGAGATCGACGTGGCCGAGGCCAGGTCCGCGCTCCAGGCCGAGGACGAGGCCGAGCGGACCAGGGCGGCGGCCAGGCTGCGGGCGGCCGGGCAGACGGCCTGA
- the atpD gene encoding F0F1 ATP synthase subunit beta, producing the protein MTTTESPAAKGRIVSVTGPVVDVEFPRGAVPDQFNALTVEIEFEQLRKTVTLEVASHLGDNLVRTISLQPQDGLVRGAEVTDTGGPISVPVGDKVKGHVYNALGECLDEPGYGADLERWGIHRKPPAFDQLEGKTEMLETGLKVVDLLTPYVQGGKIGLFGGAGVGKTVLIKEMITRVARNFGGTSVFAGVGERTREGNDLFLEMSEDGVINDTALVFGQMDEPPGTRMRVALSALTMAEYFRDVQNQDVLLFIDNIFRFTQAGSEVSTLLGRMPSAVGYQPTLADEMGELQERITSTRGRSITSMQAIYVPADDYTDPAPATTFAHLDATTELSRSVFQKGIFPAVDPLASTSTILDPAIVGEDHYRVASEVIAILQKYKELQDIIAILGMDELSEEDKLTVQRARRIERFLSQNMLVAEQFTGQPGSTVPLAETIEAFDKITKGEFDTYPEQAFLGIGGLEDLEKKYREITKK; encoded by the coding sequence ATGACCACGACTGAATCCCCAGCCGCCAAGGGCCGGATCGTCTCGGTGACCGGACCGGTCGTCGACGTCGAGTTCCCGCGCGGTGCCGTTCCCGACCAGTTCAACGCGCTGACCGTCGAAATCGAGTTCGAGCAGCTGCGCAAGACGGTGACCCTCGAGGTCGCCAGCCACCTCGGTGACAACCTCGTGCGCACCATTTCGCTCCAGCCGCAGGACGGCCTGGTGCGTGGTGCCGAGGTGACCGACACCGGCGGCCCGATCAGCGTGCCGGTGGGCGACAAGGTCAAGGGCCACGTCTACAACGCGCTCGGCGAGTGCCTGGACGAGCCCGGCTACGGCGCCGACCTCGAGCGCTGGGGCATCCACCGCAAGCCCCCGGCGTTCGACCAGCTCGAGGGCAAGACCGAGATGCTGGAGACCGGCCTCAAGGTGGTCGACCTGCTCACCCCGTACGTGCAGGGTGGCAAGATCGGCCTGTTCGGTGGTGCCGGGGTGGGCAAGACGGTGCTGATCAAGGAGATGATCACCCGTGTCGCCCGGAACTTCGGTGGTACCTCGGTGTTCGCCGGTGTCGGCGAGCGCACCCGTGAGGGCAACGACCTGTTCCTGGAGATGAGCGAGGACGGCGTCATCAACGACACCGCGCTCGTGTTCGGCCAGATGGACGAGCCGCCGGGCACCCGTATGCGGGTCGCGCTGTCCGCGCTGACCATGGCGGAGTACTTCCGCGATGTGCAGAACCAGGACGTGCTGCTGTTCATCGACAACATCTTCCGGTTCACCCAGGCCGGTTCCGAGGTCTCCACCCTGCTGGGCCGGATGCCGTCGGCGGTGGGTTACCAGCCGACGCTGGCCGACGAGATGGGTGAGCTGCAGGAGCGGATCACCTCGACCCGTGGCCGGTCGATCACCTCGATGCAGGCGATCTACGTGCCGGCGGACGACTACACCGACCCGGCCCCGGCGACCACCTTCGCCCACCTGGACGCCACCACCGAGCTTTCCCGGTCGGTGTTCCAGAAGGGCATCTTCCCGGCGGTGGACCCGCTGGCGTCGACCTCGACCATTCTCGACCCGGCGATCGTCGGCGAGGACCACTACCGGGTGGCCTCGGAGGTCATCGCGATCCTGCAGAAGTACAAGGAGCTGCAGGACATCATCGCGATCCTCGGGATGGACGAGCTGTCGGAAGAGGACAAGCTGACCGTGCAGCGGGCCCGCCGGATCGAGCGGTTCCTGTCGCAGAACATGCTCGTCGCCGAGCAGTTCACCGGGCAGCCGGGTTCCACCGTGCCGCTGGCGGAGACCATCGAGGCCTTCGACAAGATCACCAAGGGCGAGTTCGACACCTACCCGGAGCAGGCGTTCCTGGGGATCGGCGGGCTCGAGGACCTCGAGAAGAAGTACCGCGAGATCACCAAGAAGTAG
- the murA gene encoding UDP-N-acetylglucosamine 1-carboxyvinyltransferase produces MSEHFDVHGGARLVGEVDVVGAKNSVLKLMAAALLAEGTTTITNCPQILDVPLMADVLRSVGCEVELDGGTVRITTPAELSHRADSPAMGKLRASVCVLGPLVGRLRKAVVALPGGDAIGQRPLDMHQNGLRKLGATSTIEHGCVVAEAEGLHGAQIWLDFPSVGATENILMAAVLAEGTTVIDNAAREPELVDICQMLTEMGAKIEGAGTSTLTVHGVDQLHPTRHQVIGDRIVGATWAFAAAMTRGDLTVRGVNPHHLELVLDKLRLAGAEVTTFDDKGFRVVQAERPTAVDWVTLPYPGFATDLQPFAVALSAVSDGTSMITENVYEARFRFIEEMVRLSADARTDGHHAVVRGVERLSSAPVWASDIRAGAGLVLAGLCADGVTEVWDVFHIDRGYPHFVENLNRLGARIERVAGDPDRAV; encoded by the coding sequence ATGAGCGAGCACTTCGACGTCCATGGCGGCGCCCGGCTGGTCGGTGAGGTCGACGTGGTGGGGGCGAAGAACAGCGTCCTCAAGCTGATGGCCGCGGCCCTGCTGGCCGAGGGCACCACCACCATCACCAACTGCCCGCAGATCCTCGACGTGCCGCTGATGGCGGACGTGCTGCGCAGCGTCGGCTGCGAGGTGGAACTGGACGGCGGCACGGTGCGCATCACCACCCCCGCCGAGCTGTCGCACCGCGCCGACTCGCCGGCGATGGGCAAGCTGCGTGCCTCGGTCTGCGTGCTCGGCCCGCTGGTCGGCAGGCTCCGCAAGGCCGTGGTGGCGCTGCCCGGCGGTGACGCGATCGGCCAGCGGCCGCTGGACATGCACCAGAACGGCCTGCGCAAGCTGGGTGCCACCAGCACCATCGAGCACGGCTGCGTGGTCGCCGAGGCCGAGGGCCTGCACGGCGCGCAGATCTGGCTGGACTTCCCGAGCGTCGGCGCCACCGAGAACATCCTGATGGCGGCCGTGCTGGCCGAGGGCACCACGGTGATCGACAACGCCGCGCGCGAGCCGGAGCTGGTCGACATCTGCCAGATGCTCACCGAGATGGGCGCCAAGATCGAGGGCGCCGGCACCTCCACGCTCACCGTGCACGGCGTGGACCAGCTGCACCCCACCCGCCACCAGGTGATCGGCGACCGGATCGTGGGCGCCACCTGGGCCTTCGCCGCCGCGATGACGCGCGGTGACCTGACCGTGCGCGGGGTCAACCCGCACCACCTGGAGCTGGTGCTGGACAAGCTGCGCCTGGCCGGTGCCGAGGTGACCACCTTCGACGACAAGGGTTTCCGCGTGGTGCAGGCCGAGCGGCCGACCGCGGTGGACTGGGTGACCCTGCCCTACCCGGGCTTCGCGACCGACCTGCAGCCGTTCGCGGTGGCGTTGTCCGCGGTCTCCGACGGCACCTCGATGATCACCGAGAACGTCTACGAGGCGCGGTTCCGGTTCATCGAGGAGATGGTGCGGCTGTCCGCGGACGCCCGCACCGACGGCCACCACGCGGTGGTCCGCGGCGTCGAGCGGCTTTCCAGCGCACCGGTCTGGGCCTCCGACATCCGCGCCGGCGCCGGGCTGGTGCTGGCCGGGCTGTGCGCCGACGGTGTCACCGAGGTGTGGGACGTCTTCCACATCGACCGCGGCTACCCGCATTTCGTGGAGAATCTGAACCGGCTGGGGGCCCGCATCGAACGTGTCGCGGGGGACCCCGACCGCGCCGTTTGA
- a CDS encoding DUF2550 domain-containing protein has translation MDVSLIVLWLPLVLLLVAVWYALRWVRMRRGGGVSVALRWRPDDSREGWHLGIGRYEGEEFVWYRVWSLRLKPDRVYRRENLEIADRRDPEGYESYAVPAGSKVLRCDLGGGNPIEIAMGPGALTGFLSWLESAPPGRRVHWG, from the coding sequence ATGGACGTCAGTTTGATCGTCTTGTGGCTTCCGCTGGTCCTGCTGCTGGTCGCGGTCTGGTACGCGCTGCGGTGGGTCCGGATGCGGCGCGGGGGTGGCGTGAGCGTCGCCCTGCGCTGGCGGCCGGACGACAGCCGGGAAGGCTGGCACCTGGGGATCGGCCGGTACGAGGGCGAGGAGTTCGTCTGGTACCGGGTGTGGAGCCTGCGGCTGAAGCCGGACCGGGTGTACCGGCGGGAGAACCTGGAGATCGCGGACCGGCGTGATCCGGAGGGGTACGAGTCGTATGCCGTGCCCGCCGGTTCGAAGGTGCTCCGCTGCGATCTGGGCGGCGGGAACCCGATCGAAATCGCGATGGGCCCGGGGGCGCTGACCGGTTTCCTGTCCTGGCTGGAATCCGCCCCGCCGGGCCGCCGAGTCCACTGGGGCTGA
- a CDS encoding TIGR03086 family metal-binding protein, with translation MTQPVRDPRPLFARSLDQTGRLIAAVRPGQLDHRTPCADYDVRALLGHVVSVLHKLVRAGVGTDAREVPDVLDGIDDWNGAFAEARAEVERIWANDELLDRSVTLPWATLPGRVALDAYTHEFTAHCWDLAAAIDQLAGLDADLAVQALDAFQKFAPPEERDGRGPFGPVVPTSDTADAYTRLAAYLGRRVPFAAGPGTRAHPQ, from the coding sequence ATGACTCAGCCGGTCCGTGATCCACGTCCGCTCTTCGCCCGCTCGCTGGACCAGACCGGGCGGCTGATCGCGGCCGTGCGTCCCGGGCAGTTGGACCACCGCACGCCCTGCGCCGACTACGACGTCCGCGCACTGCTCGGGCATGTGGTTTCGGTGCTGCACAAGCTCGTCCGCGCCGGCGTCGGAACCGACGCACGCGAGGTGCCGGACGTGCTCGACGGCATCGACGACTGGAACGGTGCCTTCGCCGAGGCCCGTGCCGAGGTCGAGCGGATCTGGGCCAACGACGAGCTGCTCGACCGTTCGGTCACCCTGCCGTGGGCGACCCTGCCCGGCCGGGTGGCGTTGGACGCCTACACGCACGAGTTCACCGCCCATTGCTGGGACCTGGCGGCCGCCATCGACCAGCTCGCCGGTCTCGATGCCGACTTGGCGGTACAAGCCCTCGACGCGTTCCAGAAGTTCGCGCCACCGGAGGAGCGCGACGGGCGGGGCCCGTTCGGACCGGTCGTCCCCACGTCGGACACGGCCGACGCGTACACGCGGCTCGCCGCCTATCTGGGCCGCCGAGTCCCCTTCGCCGCTGGCCCCGGGACGCGCGCCCACCCCCAGTGA
- a CDS encoding protein meaA: MRTYAGHSSAAASNELYRRNLAKGQTGLSVAFDLPTQTGYDADHKLAKGEVGKVGVPVAHIGDMRRLFDGIPLAEANTSMTINAPAMWLLALYVTVAKEQAEAEGRDVDEVLAKLTGTTQNDIIKEYLSRGTYIFPPGPSLRLITDMIAWTVHHVPRWNPINICSYHLQEAGATPTQEVAYALCTAIAVLDAVRDSGQVEPSDMAKVVARISFFVNAGVRFVEEMSKMRAFTALWDEITRERYGVEDPKARRLRYGVQVNSLGLTEAQPENNVQRIVLEMLAVSLSRGARARAIQLPAWNEALGLPRPWDQQWALRMQQVLAYETDLLEYEDIFDGSHVIQAKVDEIVAGAREEIDQVLGMGGAVAAVESGYMKSQLVASFADYRRKVESGEQVLVGVNKFDTTEPSPLQAEGAKAIETIDPEVEKQAVAALEEWRTTRDSEAVERSLEHLRAVAKTSENLFDATLACAAAGVTTGEWSGALREVFGEYRAPTGVTAASSSGESGEQLERVRTRVRETGGELGERLRILVGKPGLDGHSNGAEQVAVRARDAGFEVIYQGIRLTPEQIVAAAVQEGVHVIGLSVLSGSHLEVVPEVVDGLRAAGAGDVPVIVGGIIPPDDAQLLTERGIARVFTPKDYELTEIMDEIVTVVRESRGLA, encoded by the coding sequence ATGCGCACCTATGCCGGCCATTCCTCGGCCGCCGCGTCGAACGAGCTGTACCGGCGCAACCTGGCCAAGGGGCAGACCGGCCTGTCCGTGGCCTTCGACCTGCCGACGCAGACCGGCTACGACGCCGACCACAAGCTCGCCAAGGGCGAGGTCGGCAAGGTCGGCGTGCCGGTGGCGCACATCGGCGACATGCGGCGGCTGTTCGACGGCATCCCGCTCGCCGAGGCGAACACCTCGATGACCATCAACGCGCCGGCCATGTGGCTGCTCGCGCTCTACGTCACCGTGGCGAAGGAGCAGGCCGAGGCCGAAGGCCGCGATGTGGACGAGGTGCTGGCGAAGCTCACCGGCACCACGCAGAACGACATCATCAAGGAGTACCTCTCCCGCGGGACCTACATCTTCCCGCCGGGCCCCAGCCTGCGGCTGATCACCGACATGATCGCCTGGACGGTGCACCACGTGCCGCGCTGGAACCCGATCAACATCTGCAGCTACCACCTCCAGGAGGCCGGGGCGACGCCGACGCAGGAGGTCGCCTACGCGTTGTGCACGGCGATCGCGGTGCTCGACGCGGTGCGCGACTCCGGTCAGGTGGAGCCGTCCGACATGGCCAAGGTGGTCGCGCGGATCTCGTTCTTCGTCAACGCCGGCGTGCGGTTCGTCGAGGAGATGTCCAAGATGCGCGCGTTCACCGCGCTCTGGGACGAGATCACCAGGGAGCGCTACGGCGTCGAGGACCCGAAGGCGCGGCGGCTGCGTTACGGCGTGCAGGTCAACTCGCTGGGCCTGACCGAAGCCCAGCCCGAGAACAACGTGCAGCGGATCGTGCTGGAGATGCTGGCCGTGTCGCTCTCGCGTGGTGCGCGGGCGCGCGCGATCCAGTTGCCGGCGTGGAACGAGGCGCTCGGCCTGCCGCGGCCGTGGGACCAGCAGTGGGCGCTGCGCATGCAGCAGGTGCTCGCCTACGAGACGGACCTGCTGGAGTACGAGGACATCTTCGACGGCTCACACGTGATCCAGGCCAAGGTGGACGAGATCGTGGCCGGGGCACGCGAGGAGATCGACCAGGTGCTCGGCATGGGTGGTGCGGTGGCCGCGGTGGAAAGCGGCTACATGAAGTCGCAGCTGGTGGCCTCCTTCGCCGACTACCGGCGCAAGGTGGAGTCCGGCGAACAGGTGCTGGTCGGGGTGAACAAGTTCGACACCACCGAGCCGAGCCCGCTGCAGGCCGAGGGCGCGAAGGCGATCGAGACGATCGACCCGGAGGTCGAGAAGCAGGCCGTCGCCGCGCTGGAGGAATGGCGGACCACGCGGGACAGCGAGGCCGTCGAGCGCTCGCTGGAGCACCTGCGCGCGGTCGCGAAGACCAGCGAGAACCTGTTCGACGCCACGCTCGCCTGCGCGGCGGCCGGGGTGACCACGGGGGAGTGGTCGGGCGCGCTGCGGGAGGTCTTCGGCGAGTACCGCGCGCCGACCGGCGTGACCGCCGCGTCCAGCTCCGGGGAGTCCGGTGAGCAGCTGGAGCGGGTGCGCACGCGGGTCAGGGAGACCGGCGGCGAACTCGGCGAGCGGCTGCGCATCCTGGTCGGCAAGCCCGGCCTGGACGGGCACTCCAACGGCGCCGAGCAGGTCGCCGTGCGCGCGCGCGACGCCGGGTTCGAGGTCATCTACCAGGGCATCCGGCTCACGCCCGAACAGATCGTGGCGGCCGCCGTGCAGGAGGGCGTGCACGTGATCGGGCTGTCCGTGCTCTCCGGCTCGCACCTGGAGGTGGTGCCGGAGGTGGTCGACGGCCTGCGCGCGGCCGGGGCCGGTGACGTGCCGGTGATCGTCGGCGGCATCATCCCGCCCGACGACGCCCAGCTGCTCACCGAGCGTGGCATCGCCAGGGTGTTCACCCCGAAGGACTACGAACTGACCGAGATCATGGACGAGATCGTCACCGTGGTCCGGGAGTCACGCGGGCTCGCCTAG
- a CDS encoding LysE family translocator, with amino-acid sequence MTWSVYGSYLAVVVAVVLAPGPDTMVVLKNSLAGGFRGGLVASTGILVGNLAQGTAAALGLGAVIAHSQPLFLTLKWLGVAYLCYLGFQALRGAWKGDYQALDEGEQSKARGFRRFREGFLSNVTNPKVLILYLSVLPQFLDPAVTTTLDALLLAYTVGVLGFLWLLVLLFFVHRVRVWLRRRRVRRTLDAVTGGALIGFGGLLAAEA; translated from the coding sequence GTGACCTGGAGTGTGTACGGCAGCTATCTCGCGGTGGTGGTGGCGGTGGTGCTGGCCCCCGGGCCGGACACCATGGTGGTGCTGAAGAACTCGCTGGCCGGCGGGTTCCGCGGCGGCCTGGTCGCCAGTACCGGCATTCTCGTCGGCAACCTGGCGCAGGGCACCGCGGCGGCGCTCGGCCTCGGCGCGGTGATCGCGCACTCGCAGCCGCTGTTCCTCACGCTCAAGTGGCTCGGCGTCGCCTACCTCTGCTACCTGGGCTTCCAGGCGCTGCGTGGCGCGTGGAAGGGCGACTACCAGGCGCTCGACGAGGGCGAGCAGAGCAAGGCACGCGGCTTCCGGCGGTTCCGCGAAGGCTTCCTGTCCAACGTCACCAATCCGAAGGTGCTGATCCTCTACCTGTCGGTGCTGCCGCAGTTCCTCGACCCGGCGGTGACCACCACGCTGGACGCGCTGCTGCTCGCCTACACCGTGGGTGTGCTGGGCTTTCTCTGGCTGCTGGTGTTGTTGTTCTTCGTGCACCGGGTGCGGGTGTGGCTGCGGCGCCGCCGGGTCCGCCGCACGCTGGACGCGGTCACCGGCGGCGCGCTGATCGGCTTCGGCGGCCTGCTCGCCGCCGAAGCCTGA
- the nucS gene encoding endonuclease NucS: MRLVIARCQVDYAGRLTAHLPMATRLLLIKADGSVSVHSDDRAYKPLNWMSPPCWLIEDRDIWTVQNKAGEKLVISLAEVLHDSAHELGAEPGLVKDGVEAHLQELLAEHISELGEGYSLVRREFPTAIGPVDIMARDAEGKSVAVEIKRRGEIDGVEQLTRYLELLNRDPLLAPVRGVFAAQQIKPQARTLAEDRGIRCLTLDYDKLRGTESDEFRLF; this comes from the coding sequence GTGCGTCTCGTCATCGCTCGCTGCCAGGTCGACTACGCCGGCCGCCTCACCGCCCACCTGCCGATGGCCACCCGGCTGCTGCTGATCAAGGCCGACGGTTCGGTCTCGGTCCACTCGGACGACCGGGCCTACAAGCCGCTGAACTGGATGAGCCCGCCGTGCTGGCTGATCGAGGACCGCGACATCTGGACCGTGCAGAACAAAGCGGGGGAGAAGCTGGTGATCAGCCTCGCCGAGGTGCTGCACGACTCCGCGCACGAACTGGGCGCCGAGCCCGGTCTGGTCAAGGACGGCGTGGAGGCGCACCTGCAGGAGCTGCTCGCCGAGCACATCAGCGAGCTGGGCGAGGGCTACTCGCTGGTCCGCCGGGAGTTCCCGACCGCGATCGGCCCGGTCGACATCATGGCCCGCGACGCCGAGGGCAAGTCGGTGGCGGTGGAGATCAAGCGGCGCGGTGAGATCGACGGGGTCGAGCAGCTGACGCGCTACCTCGAACTGCTCAACCGGGACCCGCTGCTGGCGCCGGTGCGCGGGGTGTTCGCCGCGCAGCAGATCAAGCCGCAGGCCCGCACGCTCGCCGAGGACCGCGGCATCCGCTGCCTGACCCTGGACTACGACAAGCTGCGCGGCACCGAGTCGGACGAGTTCCGCCTCTTCTGA
- a CDS encoding NUDIX domain-containing protein, whose translation MERISSREVYRNNWLTVREDGIRRPDGSTGIYGVVDKPEFALVIPLDGDRLHLVEQFRYPLGERSWEFVQGTAPDRAELDPAELAVRELREETGLEAGSMTELGRLSLAPGLTSQRGRIYLATELREGPPQREHEEQDMRTEWFTREKFEQMVLGGEITDTPTIAAYGLLQLRGH comes from the coding sequence ATCGAACGCATCAGCTCCCGCGAGGTGTACCGCAACAACTGGCTCACCGTGCGCGAAGACGGCATCCGCCGCCCCGACGGCAGCACCGGGATCTACGGCGTGGTGGACAAGCCCGAGTTCGCGCTGGTCATCCCGCTCGACGGGGACCGGCTGCACCTGGTCGAGCAGTTCCGCTACCCGCTCGGGGAACGCAGCTGGGAATTCGTGCAGGGCACCGCGCCGGACCGCGCCGAACTCGACCCCGCCGAACTGGCCGTGCGCGAACTGCGCGAGGAAACCGGGCTCGAAGCCGGTTCGATGACCGAACTCGGCAGGCTGTCGCTGGCGCCGGGCCTGACCAGCCAGCGCGGCCGGATCTACCTCGCCACCGAACTGCGGGAAGGACCACCGCAGCGCGAGCACGAAGAACAGGACATGCGCACCGAATGGTTCACCCGCGAGAAGTTCGAGCAAATGGTGCTCGGTGGGGAAATAACCGACACTCCGACAATTGCCGCATACGGCCTGCTCCAATTGCGCGGACACTGA
- a CDS encoding cob(I)yrinic acid a,c-diamide adenosyltransferase: MPVRINRVYTKVGDNGTTALGDGSRVPKTSARLGAYADVDETNSVLGLAMAVGGLPDELTDVLRAVQNDLFDVGADLCAPVVEDPPYPPLRITEAYVERLEGWCDSFNERVPKLTSFILPGGTPGAAFLHQARTVARRAERSGWALVEAEPERTNEVAVKYLNRLSDLLFILARLANPDGDILWTPGGADRP; the protein is encoded by the coding sequence ATGCCTGTACGGATCAACCGCGTCTACACCAAGGTCGGCGACAACGGCACGACCGCGCTCGGTGACGGCTCCCGGGTGCCGAAGACCTCGGCGCGCCTCGGCGCCTACGCCGACGTCGACGAGACGAACTCGGTGCTCGGGCTGGCGATGGCCGTCGGCGGCCTGCCGGACGAGCTCACCGACGTGCTGCGGGCGGTGCAGAACGATCTGTTCGACGTGGGCGCGGACCTGTGCGCGCCGGTGGTGGAGGACCCGCCGTACCCGCCGCTGCGCATCACCGAGGCGTACGTGGAACGACTGGAAGGCTGGTGCGACTCGTTCAACGAGCGGGTGCCGAAGCTGACGTCGTTCATCCTGCCCGGCGGCACCCCGGGCGCGGCTTTCCTGCACCAGGCGCGCACGGTGGCGCGGCGGGCGGAACGCTCGGGCTGGGCGCTCGTCGAAGCCGAGCCGGAGCGGACGAACGAGGTGGCGGTGAAGTACCTGAACCGCCTGTCGGACCTGCTGTTCATCCTGGCCCGCCTGGCAAATCCGGACGGCGACATCCTCTGGACCCCCGGCGGCGCGGACCGCCCGTAG